One window of Mesorhizobium loti R88b genomic DNA carries:
- the rplO gene encoding 50S ribosomal protein L15 has product MKLNDLRDKDGATHSKKRLGRGIGSGSGKTGGRGVKGQKARSGVAINGFEGGQMPLYRRLPKRGFNNIFAKSFTVVSLARIQVAIDAKKLDAKATVTAESLVAAGVIRRVKDGVRILSDGEIKAKLAFDVAGASKAAIEKIEKAGGSVKLPEKAAAE; this is encoded by the coding sequence ATGAAACTCAACGATCTGCGTGACAAGGACGGCGCGACGCACTCCAAGAAGCGTCTCGGCCGCGGCATCGGTTCCGGCTCGGGCAAGACCGGCGGTCGCGGCGTCAAGGGCCAGAAGGCGCGCTCCGGCGTCGCCATCAACGGCTTCGAGGGTGGCCAGATGCCGCTCTACCGTCGCCTGCCGAAGCGTGGCTTTAACAACATCTTCGCCAAGAGCTTCACCGTCGTGTCGCTGGCTCGCATCCAGGTCGCCATCGACGCCAAGAAGCTCGACGCCAAGGCAACCGTGACGGCTGAATCGCTCGTTGCCGCCGGCGTCATTCGCCGCGTCAAGGACGGCGTGCGCATCCTCTCGGACGGTGAGATCAAGGCGAAGCTCGCCTTCGACGTCGCCGGTGCCTCCAAGGCCGCGATCGAGAAGATCGAAAAGGCTGGCGGTTCGGTCAAGCTGCCGGAAAAGGCAGCTGCCGAGTAA
- the rpmD gene encoding 50S ribosomal protein L30 has translation MAKKATKTITVEQIGSPIRRPKEQRATLVGLGLNKMHKQRTLEDTPSVRGMIAAVQHLVRVVDEG, from the coding sequence ATGGCCAAGAAAGCAACCAAGACCATCACCGTTGAGCAGATCGGTTCGCCGATCCGCCGCCCGAAGGAACAGCGCGCAACGCTGGTCGGCCTCGGCCTCAACAAGATGCACAAGCAGCGCACCCTGGAAGATACGCCTTCCGTGCGCGGCATGATCGCCGCCGTTCAGCATCTCGTCCGCGTCGTGGACGAGGGCTGA